Proteins from one Patescibacteria group bacterium genomic window:
- a CDS encoding peptidoglycan DD-metalloendopeptidase family protein: MRSLHRLAIIPALVLVVFPFIAGSASVDELRTKISGRESEIKKLEAEIAQYQDALDKQSNQSQTLKGEIKKLETQIKKINTDIKLTEQQIQRTELRLEELDIEIGEKKAVIDTEKEVLGSLVRSLYEEDDTSMIEILAGYGSLSEFFEKREASEAVQEQLGQSLVSLRKHKESLETEAERKKREEEELLSQRKNLTGRKSVQETINQSKSKLLSESKNQETKYQQLLRERAEKRALIQKELQAVEDELRRSIDPSLLPSKRAGVLGWPVEDPKVTQGFGFTEFATTQGSDVYKGNGHNGVDFKAAIGARILASEAGIIKDFGNTDTLCPGGSYGRWVIIEHPNNLSTLYAHFSGISVKKGQEVKRGDLVGFAGDTGYVTGPHLHFTVYATNTYRLAKTKHCGMVPAGGYLNPLEYL, from the coding sequence ATGCGTAGCTTACACCGTCTCGCTATCATTCCCGCGCTTGTTCTTGTTGTTTTTCCGTTTATCGCTGGCTCCGCATCAGTAGACGAACTACGCACAAAAATATCTGGCAGAGAGTCAGAAATAAAAAAACTTGAAGCCGAAATCGCCCAATACCAAGACGCGCTCGACAAACAATCAAATCAATCACAAACACTCAAAGGTGAGATTAAAAAACTTGAGACACAGATAAAGAAGATCAATACTGACATCAAGCTCACCGAACAGCAGATACAGCGCACCGAACTACGCCTCGAAGAACTTGATATTGAGATTGGTGAGAAAAAAGCAGTAATAGATACAGAAAAAGAAGTACTCGGTTCGCTCGTCAGATCTTTGTACGAAGAAGACGATACCTCTATGATTGAGATATTGGCAGGATATGGATCGCTCTCTGAATTTTTTGAAAAACGCGAAGCATCTGAAGCGGTACAAGAACAACTTGGTCAAAGCTTGGTCTCACTCCGCAAACACAAAGAAAGCTTAGAGACCGAGGCGGAGCGCAAAAAACGCGAAGAAGAAGAACTCCTCTCGCAACGCAAAAATTTGACTGGACGCAAATCAGTACAAGAAACTATCAACCAATCAAAATCAAAACTACTTTCCGAGAGCAAAAACCAAGAAACAAAATACCAACAACTTTTGCGCGAACGGGCAGAAAAACGCGCACTCATACAAAAAGAGCTTCAAGCTGTTGAAGACGAATTGCGCCGCTCTATCGACCCGTCACTATTGCCCTCAAAACGGGCAGGAGTGCTGGGCTGGCCGGTTGAAGACCCCAAAGTAACCCAGGGCTTTGGGTTTACTGAGTTTGCGACAACCCAAGGATCTGATGTCTATAAAGGTAATGGTCACAACGGTGTCGACTTTAAGGCGGCCATAGGAGCCCGAATTTTGGCCTCGGAGGCGGGTATAATCAAAGACTTCGGTAATACCGACACCCTCTGCCCGGGAGGCTCTTACGGTCGGTGGGTGATCATTGAGCACCCCAATAATCTCTCGACACTCTATGCGCACTTCTCGGGAATTTCGGTCAAAAAGGGACAAGAGGTCAAGAGGGGAGATCTGGTAGGATTTGCGGGTGATACCGGCTATGTGACGGGTCCGCACCTGCATTTTACGGTATATGCCACCAATACGTATCGGCTCGCCAAGACCAAACACTGCGGTATGGTACCAGCTGGTGGTTATCTCAATCCACTCGAATACCTCTAA
- a CDS encoding NUDIX domain-containing protein, whose amino-acid sequence MKTNHSIAKNPELITRAIIIHRGKILLCTGIGTKRYFLPGGHIEMFETCDDALKREIKEELGISVKKQTLVGMVENFYYDGKKNRHEINMVYLVKPSKYEIRSQEDHLEFHWIPVAKTQKVSALPKPLFKVITAWVKNKKFFVITVDGR is encoded by the coding sequence ATGAAGACAAATCATAGTATAGCTAAAAACCCAGAACTTATAACGCGCGCGATCATCATTCATCGTGGAAAAATTCTACTATGCACTGGCATAGGTACCAAACGATACTTTTTGCCTGGCGGTCATATTGAGATGTTTGAGACATGCGATGACGCGTTAAAAAGAGAGATAAAAGAAGAATTAGGAATTTCAGTCAAAAAACAGACTCTTGTAGGTATGGTCGAGAACTTTTACTACGATGGAAAGAAAAACCGCCACGAGATAAATATGGTGTATTTAGTAAAACCGTCAAAATACGAAATACGCTCACAAGAAGATCATTTGGAATTTCATTGGATTCCTGTAGCCAAGACACAAAAGGTGAGTGCATTACCCAAGCCTTTATTCAAAGTAATTACTGCGTGGGTAAAAAATAAAAAGTTCTTTGTTATTACAGTAGATGGTAGATAG
- a CDS encoding D-aminoacylase: protein MAAYSYIIRGGTIIDGSGFPMYRGDIGISGEIIKEVGAVGRGRATRVIDAAGKYIVPGFIDVTNHSDTHWTIFTYPAQENLLAQGITTVIGGACGSSLAPLVDQKAISSIQKWTDISNFNINWRSMEEFYGELDKHPMGVNMGSLVGYSTLRHNITDDDARELTRQELESMKLLLKRSLDEGAFGLSIGLAHIPNTLAIQEEIIELARIVADAGKVVSVHMRNEGRRILSSVAEVINLARSSGAQVHIAHFKAIGRKAWQDFPKVLAIIRKARKYENLPISADFFPYLRTGSLLSNLLPEWIMEGDQAKSMAMLSDQHKRESILETVRSLTLHYDNIVIAEAQKDKKIIGKSIAEISAQSGLSPEETLIQILIVNGLSVTIFSKTLKSRHLVTIAKESYSMFASDGVGDPKGRKDLTHPRSYGAAPRYIDRLVRKSKIFSWEEAIKRMTAVPAAHLGIAGERGSIKKGALADIVVIDPDGIRDIATYSAPYQYPTGIEHVFINGRLAIEKGVPTGALAGKILRRG, encoded by the coding sequence ATGGCAGCGTATTCATATATCATTAGAGGGGGCACCATCATCGACGGTTCGGGTTTTCCTATGTACCGCGGTGATATTGGTATTTCCGGCGAGATTATAAAAGAAGTTGGCGCAGTAGGTAGGGGGCGGGCAACGCGTGTCATCGACGCCGCGGGCAAATACATCGTGCCTGGATTTATTGATGTGACCAATCATTCGGATACACACTGGACGATCTTTACCTACCCCGCGCAAGAAAATTTGCTCGCGCAAGGCATTACCACTGTCATCGGCGGCGCATGTGGATCGTCACTCGCTCCTCTTGTCGATCAGAAAGCTATAAGCTCCATCCAAAAATGGACCGACATATCAAATTTTAATATCAACTGGCGCAGTATGGAAGAATTTTATGGCGAACTTGATAAGCATCCGATGGGTGTCAACATGGGCAGTCTGGTTGGATATTCAACGCTTCGCCACAACATCACTGACGATGACGCGCGTGAGCTCACGCGTCAAGAGCTCGAATCAATGAAACTTTTACTCAAACGATCGCTCGATGAAGGCGCGTTTGGGCTTTCAATCGGCTTGGCGCACATACCAAATACACTTGCCATTCAAGAAGAAATCATCGAGCTTGCACGCATTGTCGCGGACGCAGGCAAAGTAGTGAGTGTCCATATGCGCAACGAAGGTCGTAGGATCCTCTCGTCGGTCGCTGAAGTCATCAATCTCGCACGGTCTTCGGGCGCGCAGGTACACATCGCTCATTTCAAAGCGATTGGCAGAAAGGCATGGCAAGATTTTCCCAAAGTGCTCGCCATCATCCGTAAGGCGCGTAAATATGAAAACTTGCCGATATCAGCGGACTTTTTTCCATATCTTCGCACTGGATCGCTTCTTTCAAATCTTCTACCCGAATGGATTATGGAGGGAGATCAAGCAAAGAGTATGGCAATGCTTTCTGATCAGCACAAGCGCGAATCAATCCTTGAAACGGTGCGCAGTCTGACACTCCATTACGACAATATTGTGATAGCCGAAGCGCAAAAAGACAAAAAAATAATCGGTAAAAGTATCGCGGAGATCTCCGCCCAATCAGGACTTTCGCCAGAAGAAACCCTCATCCAGATATTGATCGTCAATGGTTTGAGTGTCACTATTTTTTCAAAAACACTCAAAAGTAGACATCTCGTCACCATCGCCAAGGAGTCTTATAGTATGTTTGCCTCCGACGGCGTAGGCGATCCAAAGGGACGCAAAGATTTGACGCACCCGCGCTCGTATGGTGCTGCGCCTCGGTATATCGATCGTCTCGTGCGAAAGTCAAAAATATTTTCATGGGAAGAAGCTATCAAGCGTATGACAGCGGTACCTGCGGCACATCTTGGTATCGCGGGAGAACGCGGGTCGATTAAAAAAGGCGCGCTGGCAGATATCGTAGTCATTGACCCTGACGGTATTCGCGATATCGCGACCTACAGCGCACCTTATCAATATCCAACGGGCATCGAACATGTCTTCATCAACGGACGGCTTGCAATCGAAAAAGGAGTTCCTACGGGAGCGCTTGCGGGCAAAATTCTTCGTCGCGGGTAA
- the gltX gene encoding glutamate--tRNA ligase gives MNKPVRVRIAPSPTGFMHIGTARTALFNFIFAKQHGGIFLLRIENTDKERSKKEFEDDIIQGLAWLGLDNDEFHRQSENIICHREYLQNLLSEKKAFWCAHTTEELEAEGERQREAKEPPRHICKHRDEGKTAGIIRLRNDEREPIVIHDMIRGDITYDPQLFGDISLAKNLDEPLYNFVVTIDDYEMKISHVIRGDDHITNTPKQIMIGHALGFSEPAWAHLPLLLAKDRTKLSKRNGAVSVGEYRDAGYIREALINFIAMLGWHPKDEVGEILDLETIIKEFDITRAQRGGAIVDTQKLDWLNREHIKRLSPEEKVRRAEPFINPTTKQKLGLRVSQYILAVLPRITKLTEVDLAIRDILELPDYDADLLLWKGKLGHAKAKEILKTILETLTDPETAEQNLKPLIEKEGTGTVLWPLRTALSGRAVSPGPYELLSAFGLDEIHRRIQYAIEKLDA, from the coding sequence ATGAATAAACCAGTACGCGTACGCATCGCGCCTTCTCCGACTGGCTTTATGCATATCGGTACGGCACGCACCGCGCTTTTCAATTTTATTTTTGCCAAACAACATGGAGGCATTTTTTTACTACGCATCGAGAACACCGATAAAGAGCGATCTAAAAAAGAATTTGAAGATGACATCATACAAGGCCTCGCGTGGCTTGGACTCGATAACGATGAATTTCATCGTCAATCCGAAAACATCATATGCCATAGGGAGTATTTACAAAACCTACTAAGCGAGAAAAAGGCATTTTGGTGCGCACATACTACTGAAGAGCTTGAAGCAGAGGGTGAGCGCCAGCGCGAAGCCAAAGAACCTCCGCGTCACATCTGTAAGCATCGTGATGAAGGTAAAACCGCGGGCATCATACGCCTTCGTAACGATGAGCGCGAACCCATCGTTATCCACGATATGATCCGCGGTGATATTACCTATGACCCACAGTTATTTGGTGATATTTCACTTGCAAAAAATCTTGACGAACCGCTCTATAACTTTGTAGTAACTATTGATGACTATGAGATGAAAATATCACATGTTATCCGAGGCGATGACCACATTACCAACACACCGAAACAAATCATGATTGGCCACGCACTGGGTTTTAGTGAGCCTGCGTGGGCGCACTTGCCATTGTTGCTTGCCAAAGATCGTACCAAACTTTCAAAACGCAATGGAGCGGTATCAGTAGGGGAGTATCGTGATGCAGGATATATCCGCGAGGCATTGATTAATTTTATTGCCATGCTTGGCTGGCACCCTAAAGACGAAGTAGGCGAGATATTAGATCTCGAAACTATTATTAAAGAATTTGATATCACACGCGCGCAGCGTGGTGGCGCCATTGTCGATACCCAAAAGCTTGATTGGCTCAACCGCGAACATATCAAACGACTCTCGCCCGAAGAAAAAGTAAGGCGTGCCGAACCCTTTATAAACCCTACTACCAAACAAAAGCTCGGATTGCGCGTCTCACAATATATACTTGCGGTACTGCCACGCATCACCAAACTTACCGAAGTAGACTTAGCGATAAGAGATATACTCGAACTACCTGACTATGATGCTGATCTACTTTTATGGAAAGGAAAATTGGGACATGCAAAAGCAAAAGAGATACTAAAAACTATTTTAGAAACTCTCACTGACCCAGAAACCGCTGAACAAAACTTGAAACCCCTTATAGAAAAAGAAGGCACAGGCACAGTACTCTGGCCGCTACGCACGGCTCTTTCGGGTCGCGCCGTCTCACCCGGACCCTACGAACTTTTGAGCGCCTTTGGACTCGACGAGATACATAGGCGCATACAATACGCTATCGAGAAACTCGATGCGTAG
- the murD gene encoding UDP-N-acetylmuramoyl-L-alanine--D-glutamate ligase: protein MQSKKEFLRERLRAKFFVAGKRDPHILILGLGALGGGVGVARFLADLGYTLTVTDLRSKKELATSLAQLKKYPRIRYTLGKHTMQDIRDADLIIKNPAVPLESPFIRAAKKKKIPITNDADLFLTLVSHGRIIGVTGTKGKTTTTLLIKHLLGKDAIAVGTPGVSFFDIFKTRTLPRWIVAEFSSFDLDLVSRGPSNAVITSLFADHLNRYGSFAAYAKAKMHIVAKHTQKDRAFVWYDSELARHFPKAYRGKRLWVSGHQLPNYEKKVSWRVSRPAIALAVAVARSFGMSDSVIKKRLVSFNAPASRLEIIRTTRTTVFIDDTTSTSPGAAAFSLAAIAKKWETITIIAGGEDKKFPDKDIRVYGDAIKKYHPRVILFPGSLSVKLKKYIGTVERAKTMTEAVRLAQHTKGAVVLLPGATSFNMFRNEYDRSAQFQKAVKRLQR from the coding sequence TTGCAATCGAAAAAGGAGTTCCTACGGGAGCGCTTGCGGGCAAAATTCTTCGTCGCGGGTAAGCGCGATCCACATATACTCATCTTAGGACTCGGCGCGCTCGGTGGGGGAGTTGGCGTCGCGCGTTTTTTGGCTGACCTTGGCTATACACTCACAGTCACTGATTTGCGATCAAAAAAAGAACTTGCGACATCACTCGCACAACTCAAAAAATATCCACGCATACGCTATACGCTCGGCAAACATACTATGCAGGATATACGCGACGCAGATCTTATCATTAAAAATCCTGCCGTGCCACTCGAATCGCCATTTATCCGCGCGGCAAAAAAGAAAAAGATTCCTATCACTAACGATGCCGATCTTTTTCTGACACTCGTATCACACGGACGCATTATTGGTGTCACGGGTACCAAGGGCAAGACGACGACAACTCTTTTAATCAAACACCTCTTAGGTAAAGATGCGATCGCTGTCGGTACACCCGGCGTATCGTTTTTTGATATTTTCAAAACACGCACGCTCCCTCGTTGGATTGTAGCTGAATTTTCAAGCTTTGATCTTGATCTTGTCTCGCGCGGACCTTCCAATGCTGTCATCACATCACTCTTTGCTGACCATCTTAATCGCTACGGATCGTTTGCCGCGTACGCAAAAGCAAAAATGCATATCGTGGCGAAACACACACAAAAAGATCGCGCGTTTGTGTGGTACGACTCTGAGCTTGCGCGTCACTTTCCCAAAGCATACCGAGGAAAACGCTTGTGGGTCAGCGGGCACCAACTTCCAAACTATGAGAAAAAAGTATCATGGCGCGTCTCGCGCCCCGCGATAGCACTCGCAGTTGCTGTCGCACGGTCATTCGGCATGTCAGATAGCGTTATCAAAAAGCGCCTCGTATCATTTAATGCACCCGCGAGTAGACTTGAGATAATACGCACAACGCGCACTACCGTATTTATCGATGACACTACCTCGACGAGTCCGGGGGCTGCAGCGTTTTCTCTTGCCGCGATTGCCAAAAAGTGGGAGACGATCACAATTATCGCTGGAGGTGAAGACAAAAAATTTCCCGATAAAGATATCCGTGTGTACGGCGATGCTATCAAAAAATATCATCCGCGCGTCATACTCTTTCCAGGATCATTGAGTGTGAAGCTCAAGAAATATATCGGTACCGTAGAGCGTGCGAAAACTATGACAGAGGCGGTGCGTCTAGCTCAACACACCAAAGGCGCAGTAGTACTTTTGCCGGGCGCTACGAGCTTCAATATGTTTCGTAATGAATACGACCGGAGCGCTCAATTTCAAAAAGCAGTAAAACGCTTGCAACGATAA
- a CDS encoding putative peptidoglycan glycosyltransferase FtsW → MKHTDKLLLGVIAFLLLVGIITFASASAPRSVRHFGNSYSYFLRQLVFGFGLGGIFFMIGLRAPLALWKKSAPLLLIGSLLIMLAMFTIPSISLTVGGSTRWIVIGGFSFQPSEVLKFTFIAYLAAWIHSRRKDLTSFLSGLIPFLAITGIVGSFVLFESDLGTFGVIACTALGMFIMGGGRMRQVGLIFLLGAFLLGVAISIEPYRINRLLVFMDPDIDPQGIGYQINQARLAIGSGGLWGRGVGLSRQKFYLPEPDGDAIFAVFAEEYGFIGVIILIGAFFLFTVRGMLASAHTRDPFTQLLASGITLLVVTQVIINTAALSGLLPLTGIPLPFMSLGGTAVAFLLFEMGVLVQISKRKHL, encoded by the coding sequence ATGAAACACACGGACAAACTATTGTTGGGTGTGATCGCCTTTCTTCTCCTGGTAGGCATTATTACTTTTGCATCAGCATCGGCGCCGCGTTCAGTACGGCATTTTGGCAATTCGTATTCATATTTTTTGCGCCAGCTCGTCTTTGGCTTCGGACTCGGTGGTATTTTTTTTATGATAGGTCTCCGCGCACCACTAGCACTATGGAAAAAAAGTGCGCCGTTGCTCTTGATCGGAAGTCTCCTTATCATGCTCGCGATGTTTACCATCCCAAGTATCAGTCTTACGGTGGGCGGATCAACGCGTTGGATTGTGATTGGTGGATTTTCATTTCAACCCTCCGAGGTACTCAAATTTACCTTTATCGCGTATCTTGCTGCTTGGATTCATTCGCGGCGCAAAGACCTTACCAGCTTTCTATCAGGCCTCATACCTTTTCTTGCTATCACCGGTATTGTAGGAAGTTTTGTGTTGTTTGAGTCTGACCTGGGAACCTTTGGGGTTATCGCATGTACCGCGCTTGGTATGTTTATTATGGGTGGTGGGCGCATGCGACAGGTGGGACTTATTTTTCTTTTGGGTGCGTTCTTGTTAGGGGTAGCGATATCTATCGAACCCTACCGGATAAATCGCTTGCTTGTGTTTATGGATCCCGACATTGATCCGCAAGGTATCGGTTATCAAATAAATCAAGCGCGACTCGCGATAGGATCAGGTGGGCTCTGGGGTAGGGGAGTCGGTCTTTCGCGACAGAAATTTTATTTACCTGAACCTGACGGTGACGCGATATTCGCAGTGTTCGCCGAAGAGTACGGATTTATAGGAGTCATCATACTCATCGGCGCCTTTTTTCTCTTTACCGTTCGTGGTATGCTGGCATCAGCACATACGCGCGATCCCTTTACCCAGCTTCTCGCATCTGGCATCACCCTGCTGGTTGTCACGCAAGTTATTATCAATACTGCGGCACTCTCTGGCCTTTTGCCGCTTACCGGCATTCCGTTGCCTTTTATGAGCTTGGGCGGCACTGCTGTCGCATTTCTCCTTTTTGAAATGGGCGTGCTTGTGCAAATTTCAAAACGCAAACACCTATGA
- a CDS encoding UDP-N-acetylglucosamine--N-acetylmuramyl-(pentapeptide) pyrophosphoryl-undecaprenol N-acetylglucosamine transferase: MKIVLLGGGTGGHFYPLMAVARSLRDIAEEERIVSLDLVLMGDKPFDPEVMREESISFEMIPAGKMRRYFSLLNFSDSIKTLRGIFRALWKFTIRPPDIIFSKGGYDAFPVLVAARFYHIPVMIHESDAIPGVVNTWAAKFARRIGVSFPEAAKHFPPDKVALLGNPIRPGILGGSSDEAYGIFNLETGVPIVLVLGGSLGAQKINDLLLSVLPEMVEKFQIIHSTGLLNHDMVAKEAEVALGSSPHKSRYHHFPLMTASQLRNAAFVSNVAVSRAGAGGIFELAAWHLPAILVPITDSAQNHQRENAYNYARTGAAIVIEEANLTPHILISEIQKILTDTARAAEMKQAAGTFARIDASRKIALELIRLGIHE; this comes from the coding sequence ATGAAAATAGTACTCTTGGGCGGAGGTACGGGCGGACATTTTTACCCCCTTATGGCGGTCGCTCGCTCGCTCCGTGATATCGCAGAAGAGGAACGCATCGTATCTCTCGATCTCGTATTGATGGGCGATAAACCTTTTGACCCCGAGGTGATGCGCGAAGAATCAATCTCATTTGAGATGATACCCGCGGGCAAAATGCGCCGATATTTTTCACTGCTCAATTTTTCTGACAGTATCAAAACACTGCGCGGTATTTTTCGTGCGCTCTGGAAGTTTACTATTCGTCCACCTGATATTATTTTTTCAAAAGGTGGATACGACGCGTTTCCGGTACTTGTTGCTGCGCGCTTCTATCACATACCCGTCATGATCCACGAGTCAGATGCGATACCGGGCGTGGTTAATACCTGGGCGGCAAAATTCGCACGGCGTATCGGCGTGTCATTTCCTGAAGCGGCCAAACATTTTCCGCCCGACAAGGTAGCGCTCTTGGGTAATCCGATACGCCCTGGTATTTTGGGCGGGTCATCAGATGAGGCGTATGGTATTTTTAATCTTGAGACTGGCGTACCCATCGTACTTGTGTTGGGTGGATCACTGGGTGCGCAAAAAATAAACGATCTACTACTTTCAGTACTTCCTGAGATGGTAGAAAAGTTTCAGATTATTCATTCGACAGGACTCCTCAACCATGACATGGTTGCCAAAGAAGCAGAAGTGGCATTGGGTAGCTCGCCTCACAAATCACGCTACCATCATTTTCCACTCATGACCGCAAGCCAACTACGCAATGCCGCGTTTGTGTCCAATGTAGCGGTATCGCGCGCGGGCGCTGGTGGTATTTTTGAGCTTGCTGCGTGGCACTTGCCAGCAATTCTCGTACCCATCACTGACTCGGCTCAAAATCATCAGCGCGAAAATGCCTATAACTACGCGCGCACGGGTGCGGCCATCGTCATCGAAGAAGCAAATCTCACTCCGCACATATTGATATCGGAAATCCAGAAAATTCTTACGGACACTGCACGCGCAGCAGAGATGAAGCAGGCCGCTGGTACCTTTGCCCGTATTGATGCGTCACGCAAAATCGCCCTTGAGCTCATTCGTCTTGGTATCCATGAATAA
- a CDS encoding Ada metal-binding domain-containing protein, with amino-acid sequence MLHQFIEKIKGLIEMYFWGFALFLAVVLLVGVWRLFAVQQALFEPKLVPNAFEILLDGRVEGDFVASKNGTVYYPKACKSASRIKEENRLFFASALEAEGAGFRRSAQCK; translated from the coding sequence ATGCTACATCAGTTTATCGAAAAGATCAAGGGCTTGATAGAAATGTATTTTTGGGGATTCGCTCTCTTTTTGGCGGTTGTCCTTTTGGTGGGGGTATGGCGCCTTTTTGCGGTACAACAGGCCCTATTTGAACCAAAACTGGTACCAAATGCCTTTGAAATACTACTTGATGGACGGGTTGAGGGGGATTTTGTGGCGAGCAAAAATGGCACCGTATATTACCCCAAAGCGTGCAAATCAGCCTCACGGATCAAGGAAGAAAACCGCCTCTTTTTTGCCTCTGCACTAGAGGCCGAGGGCGCCGGCTTTCGGCGTAGTGCGCAGTGCAAATGA
- a CDS encoding PD-(D/E)XK nuclease family protein produces MRVSFSALETYNQCPQKYEYEHIEHKRVPKGKESIFGTSIHSAMRFMFSRDPLFPTLEEVLAHFRESFADSQSVADADKARYLESGERMIRVYYEKNPPWNFDVIDLESRFEVPLEDPKTGITHTIAGSIDRIDKTGEGLFEIIDYKTSRKLPAQETVDANMQLAIYQLALEKKWPHIDPEHVTLALYFMKAGEKLVTRRTRQDLDNTRQQILDTIHSIEARIETKEFPAKPNALCDWCGYKSICPAWRHLYRAQEKDAPPDDARPLIKEYFTLKREIGEREDRLSEITASINQYLDAQKLDRVFGEGGSLARSTQERTSWDATKITSILEPTDFWQHILSPDDKKLKKLLPKLPEDLHERLLAEARIVKRFTMLKASTKNALPDEESPA; encoded by the coding sequence ATGAGAGTTTCATTTTCAGCGCTCGAAACATACAATCAGTGCCCGCAGAAATATGAGTACGAGCATATTGAGCACAAACGCGTACCCAAAGGCAAAGAGTCTATTTTTGGTACTTCTATACATAGTGCTATGCGCTTTATGTTTTCTCGGGATCCCCTCTTTCCGACTCTTGAAGAGGTATTGGCGCATTTTCGTGAATCATTTGCTGATAGCCAATCAGTCGCTGATGCTGACAAGGCGCGGTACTTGGAATCTGGTGAGCGCATGATACGCGTGTATTATGAAAAAAATCCACCGTGGAACTTTGATGTTATAGATCTAGAATCACGCTTTGAGGTACCGCTCGAAGACCCGAAGACGGGCATCACCCACACCATCGCCGGCAGTATCGATCGCATCGATAAAACCGGTGAAGGTTTATTTGAAATTATTGATTATAAAACTTCGCGCAAACTTCCCGCCCAAGAAACAGTCGATGCCAATATGCAGCTGGCCATCTACCAGCTGGCACTCGAAAAAAAGTGGCCACATATCGATCCCGAACATGTAACGCTCGCACTTTACTTTATGAAAGCAGGCGAAAAGCTTGTCACCCGCCGCACGCGCCAAGATCTTGATAACACACGCCAACAAATTTTAGATACCATCCATTCGATCGAAGCGCGCATTGAGACAAAGGAATTCCCCGCCAAGCCAAACGCGCTTTGCGATTGGTGTGGATATAAATCCATCTGCCCCGCGTGGCGGCATCTGTACCGTGCGCAAGAAAAAGATGCGCCGCCTGATGATGCGCGTCCCCTGATCAAAGAATACTTTACGCTCAAACGCGAGATTGGCGAACGGGAAGATAGACTTTCAGAGATCACCGCTAGCATCAACCAATATCTTGATGCACAAAAACTTGATCGTGTGTTTGGTGAGGGTGGATCACTCGCACGCTCGACACAAGAGCGCACCAGCTGGGATGCGACTAAAATCACCTCAATCCTTGAGCCTACAGACTTTTGGCAACATATACTATCCCCCGATGATAAAAAACTAAAAAAACTTTTACCAAAACTGCCCGAAGATCTTCATGAGCGCCTGCTCGCTGAAGCACGCATCGTCAAACGATTTACGATGCTCAAAGCGTCTACCAAAAACGCACTACCCGATGAAGAGAGCCCCGCCTAG